From Acidobacteriota bacterium, the proteins below share one genomic window:
- a CDS encoding pirin family protein, which translates to MSPIQRRVEHIIEPQPVIEGAGVKLKRSIGTRTLDYLDPFLLLDHFADSKPEDYEAGFPLHPHRGIETVTYVLRGAVDHRDTLGNAGSIGPGDVQWMSAGGGIMHEEMPQVRPEGIDGFQLWVNLPAKLKMSRPRYQGIEASEIPAVEIEGGARIRVITGTAGGVKGPVSGIAADPVYLDVSVPAHTSFTHQIARGHTAFAYVFEGEAAFADDDQRQVSHTRLVVWGDGEYVKVVTAESPVRFLLVSGKPLNEPIARYGPFVMNTREEIEQALRDLRAGTFVWSGPE; encoded by the coding sequence GTGAGTCCGATTCAAAGAAGAGTCGAACACATCATTGAGCCACAACCGGTCATTGAAGGAGCGGGAGTGAAACTCAAGAGAAGCATCGGCACGCGGACCCTGGACTATCTCGATCCATTCTTGTTGCTCGATCATTTCGCGGATAGCAAACCGGAAGATTATGAAGCCGGTTTCCCGCTCCATCCTCATCGAGGAATCGAGACTGTCACCTACGTGCTGCGAGGCGCCGTCGATCATCGGGACACCCTTGGCAACGCCGGGAGCATTGGCCCGGGCGACGTTCAGTGGATGTCGGCCGGCGGCGGCATCATGCACGAGGAGATGCCTCAAGTCCGACCCGAAGGCATCGACGGGTTTCAACTCTGGGTCAACCTCCCGGCGAAGCTCAAGATGTCCAGACCGCGCTATCAGGGTATTGAAGCCAGCGAGATTCCCGCGGTCGAGATCGAAGGCGGAGCAAGGATCCGTGTGATTACCGGCACAGCAGGCGGCGTAAAAGGTCCGGTTAGCGGGATCGCCGCGGATCCGGTATATCTCGACGTTTCCGTTCCGGCTCACACCTCTTTCACCCATCAGATCGCCCGCGGCCACACCGCCTTCGCCTACGTGTTTGAAGGCGAGGCTGCATTTGCCGACGACGATCAAAGACAAGTATCACACACGAGACTCGTGGTGTGGGGCGACGGCGAATACGTCAAGGTCGTCACCGCTGAAAGTCCTGTTCGGTTCCTGCTGGTGTCAGGCAAGCCTTTGAACGAGCCCATCGCGCGATACGGCCCCTTCGTGATGAATACGAGAGAAGAGATCGAGCAGGCGCTACGGGACCTGAGAGCAGGTACGTTCGTCTGGTCGGGACCGGAATAA